One genomic region from Labeo rohita strain BAU-BD-2019 chromosome 7, IGBB_LRoh.1.0, whole genome shotgun sequence encodes:
- the ttc17 gene encoding tetratricopeptide repeat protein 17 yields MTRTFRVEWTDGKKMADDKSHRIGNHSINKRVWSPSVRGPAFIFICILLAEPVRATTHWVVTEDGKIQQQVDSPLNLKHPHHLVLFMQQETRVNYLKKLEKQLVAQKIHIEENEDRDTGLEQRHYKEDADCVTAKVPLGDLDLYDGTFISLESKDINPEEFLDQMSPLPPDLEKPDCAKILDLPYSIHAFQHLRGVQEKVNLTSPLLSKDDPIFTSLSLKLGQSVDEVGHRIHQALLKNSSSWVLYNLASFYWRMKNEPRRAVDCVVRALHFSPRQHKDVALINMANILHRAHFSADAAILAHAALDLTTDLLTSHYTLGNIYAMLGEYNHSVLCYEQALQAQPGFEQALRRKHAVLCQQKLEQRLEAQHRSLQRTLNELKEYQKQHDHYLRQQEMLDKHKLIQEEQILRNIIHETQMAKEAQLGNHQMCHMGQQKFTLHCPFDLPVRYHRGELFENVHYIQFGEEVSIASSVALVSELSVNESHSPQQSYTVSLGREPAAHWDKEITSTDESHTVLWPRRSDCAQRFPTIPPVHLLPTYYLPPESRSFKALNILLESKSPPPSTKTPDCSLKNLVTARDPLDSLAWALEKELPDRHAAEVLLKRSGGKSLDQTGALIAQALDKMSGPRWMMQNEAGLFWRAKGNGTQALACLRQALHSAPPQHRDMPLVNTANLLLHYGLHEEAHELLQQALQINRSEPHTLLSLVNVHLSQGNLTGALAVFRGALTLTVHCSQCRASLPLMRCLQFYPFLYNLQHEACPSGSGCETEEDTELEEWDTASSIRQEAWDTDAMPVSALEDSLLFEKVVVDSNGSGEASGQDRAREQKTDGVEEEEQDWRLREELIGAFEGALDMNGKTGDLRGIRVLKNDRVMGARAGGPCFGNCEDDEGAEWITFQVKRVKKPKTDTSEGWVGEGDVRQGESAASNSILEISGPTIPSPGPSERWKDYSSLGWPGPEECQRTRRVDLTTVASTWLAVSAKNIDITEHIDFATPLQEPAVEPVCNANLPASMHTLDHLSGVANRGGIHYTGESQLREVLQNLGKDKFPSQSFEQVGTRIAKVLEKNQTSWVLSSMAALYWRVKGQGKRAIDCLRQALNYAPHHMKDVPLISLANIFQNARLWEDALTVARMAVEIAPHFVVNHFTLANVYIAMEEFEKAMHWYESTLKLQPEFGPAKDRLRTIQCYLLSKRDRRAP; encoded by the exons ATGACGCGAACCTTTAGGGTCGAATGGACAGACGGTAAAAAGATGGCGGATGACAAGAGCCACAGAATAGGCAATCATTCCATTAATAAACGCGTCTGGAGCCCTTCCGTCCGAGGACCGGCGTTCATTTTTATCTGTATACTGTTGGCCGAGCCCGTGCGAGCCACGACGCACTGGGTGGTGACGGAGGACGGCAAAATCCAACAGCAG GTGGATTCTCCTCTTAACTTGAAACATCCCCACCATTTAGTTCTTTTCATGCAACAAGAGACTCGTGTGAACTACCTCAAGAAGTTAGAG AAGCAACTAGTTGCTCAGAAGATTCACATTGAAGAGAACGAGGACCGGGATACTGGTTTAGAGCAGCGACATTATAAAGAAGATGCTGACTGTGTCACAGCTAAAGTTCCTCTGGGTGATTTGGATCTCTACGACGGCACTTTTATATCCCTGGAGAGCAAAGACATAAA TCCAGAGGAATTTTTGGATCAGATGTCACCTCTACCTCCAGACCTGGAAAAACCTGACTGCGCTAAAATTCTCGACCTCCCTTATAGCATTCATGCTTTTCAGCACCTCAGG ggTGTACAAGAGAAGGTAAACTTAACATCACCCCTGCTTTCAAAGGATGACCCAATCTTTACCTCCCTGTCTCTTAAGCTGGGACAGAGTGTGGATGAGGTTGGGCATAGGATACACCAGGCCCTTCTAAAA AATTCCTCTTCATGGGTGCTTTATAACTTGGCCTCCTTCTACTGGCGGATGAAGAATGAACCCAGGCGAGCTGTGGACTGTGTGGTCCGTGCCCTCCATTTTTCTCCAAG GCAACACAAAGATGTTGCTCTCATCAATATGGCAAACATACTCCACAGAGCACATTTCTCGGCTGACGCCGCCATTCTCGCCCACGCAGCTCTGGATCTCACCACCGATCTCCTAACCAGCCATTACACCCTGGGCAACATTTACGCT ATGTTGGGGGAGTATAATCACTCCGTGCTGTGCTATGAGCAGGCCCTGCAGGCTCAGCCAGGCTTTGAGCAGGCCCTGAGGAGGAAACATGCCGTTCTCTGTCAGCAGAAGCTGGAGCAGCGGCTCGAGGCTCAACACCG GTCTTTGCAGCGCACTCTGAATGAACTGAAGGAGTACCAGAAGCAGCATGATCATTACCTGCGGCAGCAGGAGATGCTGGACAAGCACAAGCTCATTCAGGAAGAGCAGATCCTGCGAAATATCATCCATGAGACCCAAATGGCTAAAGAAGCCCAACTCG gAAATCACCAAATGTGTCATATGGGGCAGCAGAAGTTCACCCTGCACTGTCCGTTTGACTTACCTGTACGCTATCACCGTGGAGAACTGTTTGAAAATGTCCACTATATTCAG tttGGTGAGGAGGTATCAATAGCCAGCAGTGTTGCTCTGGTGTCCGAGCTGAGTGTGAATGAGAGTCACAGTCCTCAGCAGTCCTACACAGTGTCCTTAGGACGGGAACCTGCAGCCCACTGGGACAAGGAGATCACCTCCACTGAT GAAAGTCATACGGTGCTGTGGCCTAGGAGGTCAGACTGTGCACAGCGATTCCCCACGATTCCTCCTGTGCACCTACTTCCCACCTATTACCTGCCCCCTGAATCCCGCAGTTTTAA GGCTCTGAATATCCTCTTGGAGAGCAAAAGTCCTCCACCATCAACAAAGACTCCAGATTGCAGCTTGAAGAATCTTGTCACTGCTAGAGACCCACTGGACTCTCTGGCCTGGGCCTTAGAGAAGGAGCTGCCTGACCGACATGCTGCTGAG GTGTTGCTGAAGCGCAGTGGTGGGAAGAGTTTGGATCAAACTGGAGCACTGATTGCTCAGGCTCTGGATAAG ATGAGTGGGCCGCGATGGATGATGCAGAATGAAGCAGGTCTTTTCTGGCGTGCTAAAGGAAATGGCACACAAGCTTTGGCGTGTCTACGTCAGGCGCTCCATTCTGCCCCTCCTCAGCACAGAGACATGCCTCTGGTCAACACTGCCAATCTGCTGCTGCACTACGGCCTGCATGAAGAGGCCCATGAGCTGCTGCAGCAGGCCCTGCAGATCAACCGCTCAGAG CCTCACACCCTGTTAAGTCTGGTCAACGTTCACCTCTCTCAGGGAAACCTGACTGGCGCTCTGGCCGTGTTTCGTGGGGCCCTGACTCTCACAGTTCACTGTTCCCAGTGTCGTGCCAGCCTGCCTCTAATGCGCTGCCTCCAGTTTTACCCCTTCCTTTACAATCTCCAGCATGAGGCCTGTCCAT ctgGCTCTGGCTGTGAGACAGAGGAAGACACAGAGCTGGAGGAATGGGACACGGCCAGCAGCATCAGGCAGGAGGCCTGGGACACTGATGCCATGCCTGTGTCTGCTTTAGAAGACTCTCTCCTCTTTGAGA AGGTGGTTGTGGACAGCAATGGTTCAGGGGAGGCAAGTGGCCAAGACAGGGCCCGAGAGCAGAAGACTGATGGAGTGGAGGAAGAGGAGCAGGACTGGCGTTTGAGAGAAGAGCTGATAGGAGCGTTTGAGGGGGCTCTGGATATGAATGGGAAGACAGGGGACCTACGGGGCATCCGTGTGCTGAAAAACGACAGGGTCATGGGAGCGAGAGCAGGAGGACCCTGCTTCGGCAACTGTGAGGATGATGAGGGAGCTGAATGG ATAACATTCCAGGTGAAACGTGTGAAAAAGCCCAAAACTGATACCTCGGAGGGCTGGGTGGGAGAAGGAGATGTTCGTCAGGGTGAATCAGCAGCAAGCAACTCCATCCTGGAGATCAGTGGGCCCACAATCCCCTCACCTGGACCCTCAG AGAGGTGGAAGGACTACAGCAGTCTGGGATGGCCCGGTCCAGAGGAATGTCAGCGCACACGTCGTGTGGACCTCACAACTGTGGCTAGTACCTGGCTGGCTGTGTCTGCCAAGAACATAGA TATCACAGAGCATATAGACTTTGCCACACCGCTTCAGGAGCCTGCAGTGGAGCCGGTGTGTAATGCCAATCTCCCCGCCAGTATGCACACACTGGACCATCTGAGCGGAGTGGCCAACCGTGGAGGCATTCACTATACTGGAGAAAGTCAGCTCAGAgag GTGTTGCAGAATCTGGGAAAAGATAAATTTCCTTCACAGTCTTTTGAACAAGTGGGAACACGTATTGCTAAGGTGTTGGAAAAG AATCAGACATCCTGGGTTTTGTCCAGCATGGCAGCATTATACTGGAGGGTGAAAGGTCAGGGAAAGCGAGCCATCGACTGCCTCCGCCAGGCTCTGAACTACGCTCCTCACCACATGAAG GATGTGCCTCTCATCAGCCTTGCCAACATCTTTCAAAATGCAAGGCTATGGGAAGACGCCCTCACTGTGGCACGCATGGCAGTGGAAATTGCTCCTCACTTTGTGGTTAACCATTTTACTCTGGCAAATGTTTATATAGCTATG GAGGAGTTTGAGAAGGCCATGCATTGGTACGAGTCGACTCTAAAACTCCAGCCAGAATTTGGGCCAGCCAAAGATCGTCTGCGCACCATCCAGTGCTACCTCCTCTCCAAGAGGGACCGGCGAGCTCCCTAA